In Terriglobia bacterium, the DNA window GTCGAGAGTATCGGCCCGGGAGTGGCGCACGTGAAGCCGGGGACTAAGACACTCGTCAATCCCGGGTTGAGCTGCATGCACTGCGAGCCATGCTATCGCGGAAATGACAATCATTGCCGGAGCTACTCTGTTCTTGGATATGTCACCGATGGCGGTTATGCCGAACTCGTCAAGGTTCCTGCGGTAAACGCGCTGCCCTTCCCGGAGCCGATGCCCTTTGCGGAAGCGGCGGCGATTCCTCTTGTCTTCATGACCGCATGGCACATGCTGGTGACCCGGTGCGCCATTCGCGCCGGCGAGGACGTCCTGATTCTGGGCGCCGGAAGCGGAGTCGGGAGCGCAGCCATTCAAATCGCGAAGCTTTTCCATGCGCGCGTCATAACCACAGCGGGAAGCGAAGCCAAGCTCGAAAAGGCGCGCGCGCTCGGCGCCGACCATGTCATCCACCATGCGAAGCAGAAGCTCAGGGACGAGGTCCGCAGAATCACCGAGAAACGAGGCGCCGACATCGTGCTTGAGCATGTCGGGGCGGCAACCTGGGAAGAGAGCGTCAACTGCCTCGCCCACCACGGCCGTTTGGTGACCTGTGGCGCTACTACCGGTTTTGACGTCCGGCTCGACCTGCGTTATCTGTTTGCCAAGGAGCTGACTCTGATGGGCTCCTACATGGGCTCCAAGCACGAATTGCTTCAGGTGCTGAAACTTGTCCAGGCCGAGCTTCTGCACCCGGTCGTTTCCGAAATCCTTCCTCTGAAGGAAGCCGCTCGTGCCCAAGAGATCCTGGAACGACGCGAACA includes these proteins:
- a CDS encoding zinc-binding dehydrogenase; this translates as MKAVRFFEHGGTDRLRYEDVADPIPGPGEIAVRVKACALNYLDLWERKGLPGVAIPLPHISGSDVAGVVESIGPGVAHVKPGTKTLVNPGLSCMHCEPCYRGNDNHCRSYSVLGYVTDGGYAELVKVPAVNALPFPEPMPFAEAAAIPLVFMTAWHMLVTRCAIRAGEDVLILGAGSGVGSAAIQIAKLFHARVITTAGSEAKLEKARALGADHVIHHAKQKLRDEVRRITEKRGADIVLEHVGAATWEESVNCLAHHGRLVTCGATTGFDVRLDLRYLFAKELTLMGSYMGSKHELLQVLKLVQAELLHPVVSEILPLKEAARAQEILERREHFGKVVLVTDY